The following proteins are encoded in a genomic region of Hemibagrus wyckioides isolate EC202008001 linkage group LG29, SWU_Hwy_1.0, whole genome shotgun sequence:
- the LOC131349436 gene encoding uncharacterized protein LOC131349436 isoform X3, which produces METSRVALIALVCVVFSSQKRISGAEVEMRVSPGDDVTLYCDCVSKGGFYPVWFRNCSHEHQPRLIISFTDFIRSSFPRYSFVFNKSTNTQNLQIKNVTESDQGLYYCALHEKNITDSKGGLILQRDVYHHGNRSTRLSVLTEPCLCDVCVSEGSVSWSLVLSVCAVCVLLSSLLSSICVYCLCTNTTKGTHTLALITNTHSALNTGRTSSLLHPGGVSTHLKSQS; this is translated from the exons ATGGAGACATCAAGAGTCGCTCTCATCGCTCTCGTGT GTGTTGTGTTCTCCAGTCAGAAGAGGATCTCTGGAGCAGAAGTGGAGATGAGAGTCAGTCCAGGAGACGACGTCACTCTCTACTGTGACTGTGTTAGTAAAGGTGGATTTTATCCAGTGTGGTTTAGAAACTGCTCACATGAGCATCAACCTCGTTTAATAATATCGTTTACAGATTTTATACGTTCTTCTTTTCCACGTTACTCGTTTGTGTTTAATAAATCCACCAACACACAGAATCTGCAGATTAAAAACGTCACAGAATCAGATCAGGGCCTGTACTACTGCGCTCTACATGAGAAAAATATCACGGACAGTAAAGGTGGATTAATACTCCAGAGAGACGTGTATCACCATGGAAACAGATCAACTCGACTCTCTGTACTCA cAGAACCCTgtctctgtgatgtgtgtgtatcagagggGAGTGTAAGCTGGAgtctggtgttgagtgtgtgtgctgtgtgtgttctcctctcctcactcctctcCTCCATCTGTGTGTACTGCCTCTGCACAAACACCACTAAAGgtactcacacactcgctctcatcACTAACACTCATTCAGCACTGAACACAGGAAGGACGTCTTCTCTTCTCCATCCAGGAGGCGTCTCTACTCACCT CAAGAGTCAGAGCTGA
- the LOC131349436 gene encoding uncharacterized protein LOC131349436 isoform X4, translating into METSRVALIALVCVVFSSQKRISGAEVEMRVSPGDDVTLYCDCVSKGGFYPVWFRNCSHEHQPRLIISFTDFIRSSFPRYSFVFNKSTNTQNLQIKNVTESDQGLYYCALHEKNITDSKGGLILQRDVYHHGNRSTRLSVLTRVRADLAGSDKRTTLRREEVGEDEVCYASLDVQKLERKKMKRKKRIQHSDFSTYSEVRTERTERC; encoded by the exons ATGGAGACATCAAGAGTCGCTCTCATCGCTCTCGTGT GTGTTGTGTTCTCCAGTCAGAAGAGGATCTCTGGAGCAGAAGTGGAGATGAGAGTCAGTCCAGGAGACGACGTCACTCTCTACTGTGACTGTGTTAGTAAAGGTGGATTTTATCCAGTGTGGTTTAGAAACTGCTCACATGAGCATCAACCTCGTTTAATAATATCGTTTACAGATTTTATACGTTCTTCTTTTCCACGTTACTCGTTTGTGTTTAATAAATCCACCAACACACAGAATCTGCAGATTAAAAACGTCACAGAATCAGATCAGGGCCTGTACTACTGCGCTCTACATGAGAAAAATATCACGGACAGTAAAGGTGGATTAATACTCCAGAGAGACGTGTATCACCATGGAAACAGATCAACTCGACTCTCTGTACTCA CAAGAGTCAGAGCTGATCTGGCAGGAAGTGACAAAAGGACAACTCTGAGACGTGAAGAGGTCGGAGAAGATGAGGTTTGTTACGCCTCACTGGACGTCCAGAAGCTCgagaggaagaagatgaagaggaagaagagaattCAGCACTCTGATTTCAGCACATACTCAGAGGTCAGAACTGAGAGAACTGAGAGATGCTGA
- the LOC131349436 gene encoding uncharacterized protein LOC131349436 isoform X1, translating into METSRVALIALVCVVFSSQKRISGAEVEMRVSPGDDVTLYCDCVSKGGFYPVWFRNCSHEHQPRLIISFTDFIRSSFPRYSFVFNKSTNTQNLQIKNVTESDQGLYYCALHEKNITDSKGGLILQRDVYHHGNRSTRLSVLTEPCLCDVCVSEGSVSWSLVLSVCAVCVLLSSLLSSICVYCLCTNTTKARVRADLAGSDKRTTLRREEVGEDEVCYASLDVQKLERKKMKRKKRIQHSDFSTYSEVRTERTERC; encoded by the exons ATGGAGACATCAAGAGTCGCTCTCATCGCTCTCGTGT GTGTTGTGTTCTCCAGTCAGAAGAGGATCTCTGGAGCAGAAGTGGAGATGAGAGTCAGTCCAGGAGACGACGTCACTCTCTACTGTGACTGTGTTAGTAAAGGTGGATTTTATCCAGTGTGGTTTAGAAACTGCTCACATGAGCATCAACCTCGTTTAATAATATCGTTTACAGATTTTATACGTTCTTCTTTTCCACGTTACTCGTTTGTGTTTAATAAATCCACCAACACACAGAATCTGCAGATTAAAAACGTCACAGAATCAGATCAGGGCCTGTACTACTGCGCTCTACATGAGAAAAATATCACGGACAGTAAAGGTGGATTAATACTCCAGAGAGACGTGTATCACCATGGAAACAGATCAACTCGACTCTCTGTACTCA cAGAACCCTgtctctgtgatgtgtgtgtatcagagggGAGTGTAAGCTGGAgtctggtgttgagtgtgtgtgctgtgtgtgttctcctctcctcactcctctcCTCCATCTGTGTGTACTGCCTCTGCACAAACACCACTAAAG CAAGAGTCAGAGCTGATCTGGCAGGAAGTGACAAAAGGACAACTCTGAGACGTGAAGAGGTCGGAGAAGATGAGGTTTGTTACGCCTCACTGGACGTCCAGAAGCTCgagaggaagaagatgaagaggaagaagagaattCAGCACTCTGATTTCAGCACATACTCAGAGGTCAGAACTGAGAGAACTGAGAGATGCTGA
- the LOC131349436 gene encoding uncharacterized protein LOC131349436 isoform X2, with translation METSRVALIALVCVVFSSQKRISGAEVEMRVSPGDDVTLYCDCVSKGGFYPVWFRNCSHEHQPRLIISFTDFIRSSFPRYSFVFNKSTNTQNLQIKNVTESDQGLYYCALHEKNITDSKGGLILQRDVYHHGNRSTRLSVLKPCLCDVCVSEGSVSWSLVLSVCAVCVLLSSLLSSICVYCLCTNTTKARVRADLAGSDKRTTLRREEVGEDEVCYASLDVQKLERKKMKRKKRIQHSDFSTYSEVRTERTERC, from the exons ATGGAGACATCAAGAGTCGCTCTCATCGCTCTCGTGT GTGTTGTGTTCTCCAGTCAGAAGAGGATCTCTGGAGCAGAAGTGGAGATGAGAGTCAGTCCAGGAGACGACGTCACTCTCTACTGTGACTGTGTTAGTAAAGGTGGATTTTATCCAGTGTGGTTTAGAAACTGCTCACATGAGCATCAACCTCGTTTAATAATATCGTTTACAGATTTTATACGTTCTTCTTTTCCACGTTACTCGTTTGTGTTTAATAAATCCACCAACACACAGAATCTGCAGATTAAAAACGTCACAGAATCAGATCAGGGCCTGTACTACTGCGCTCTACATGAGAAAAATATCACGGACAGTAAAGGTGGATTAATACTCCAGAGAGACGTGTATCACCATGGAAACAGATCAACTCGACTCTCTGTACTCA AACCCTgtctctgtgatgtgtgtgtatcagagggGAGTGTAAGCTGGAgtctggtgttgagtgtgtgtgctgtgtgtgttctcctctcctcactcctctcCTCCATCTGTGTGTACTGCCTCTGCACAAACACCACTAAAG CAAGAGTCAGAGCTGATCTGGCAGGAAGTGACAAAAGGACAACTCTGAGACGTGAAGAGGTCGGAGAAGATGAGGTTTGTTACGCCTCACTGGACGTCCAGAAGCTCgagaggaagaagatgaagaggaagaagagaattCAGCACTCTGATTTCAGCACATACTCAGAGGTCAGAACTGAGAGAACTGAGAGATGCTGA
- the LOC131349438 gene encoding uncharacterized protein LOC131349438 isoform X3, which yields METSRVALIALVCVVFSSQKRISGAEVEMRVRAGDDVTLYCDCVSKGGFYPVWFRNCSHEHQPRLIISFTDFIRSSFPRYSFVFNKSTNTQNLQIKNVTESDQGLYYCALHEINITDSKGGLILQRDVYHHGNRSTRLSVLTELCDVCVSEGSVSWSLVLSVCAVCVLLSSLLSSICVYCLCTNTTKGTHTLALITNTHSALNTGRTSSLLHPGGVSTHLKSQS from the exons ATGGAGACATCAAGAGTCGCTCTCATCGCTCTCGTGT GTGTTGTGTTCTCCAGTCAGAAGAGGATCTCTGGAGCAGAAGTGGAGATGAGAGTCAGAGCAGGAGACGACGTCACTCTCTACTGTGACTGTGTTAGTAAAGGTGGATTTTATCCGGTGTGGTTTAGAAACTGCTCACATGAGCATCAACCTCGTTTAATAATATCGTTTACAGATTTTATACGTTCTTCTTTTCCACGTTACTCGTTTGTGTTTAATAAATCCACCAACACACAGAATCTGCAGATTAAAAACGTCACAGAATCAGATCAGGGCCTGTACTACTGCGCTCTACATGAGATAAATATCACGGACAGTAAAGGTGGATTAATACTCCAGAGAGACGTGTATCACCATGGAAACAGATCAACTCGACTCTCTGTACTCA cAGAactctgtgatgtgtgtgtatcagagggGAGTGTAAGCTGGAgtctggtgttgagtgtgtgtgctgtgtgtgttctcctctcctcactcctctcCTCCATCTGTGTGTACTGCCTCTGCACAAACACCACTAAAGgtactcacacactcgctctcatcACTAACACTCATTCAGCACTGAACACAGGAAGGACGTCTTCTCTTCTCCATCCAGGAGGCGTCTCTACTCACCT CAAGAGTCAGAGCTGA
- the LOC131349438 gene encoding uncharacterized protein LOC131349438 isoform X1 translates to METSRVALIALVCVVFSSQKRISGAEVEMRVRAGDDVTLYCDCVSKGGFYPVWFRNCSHEHQPRLIISFTDFIRSSFPRYSFVFNKSTNTQNLQIKNVTESDQGLYYCALHEINITDSKGGLILQRDVYHHGNRSTRLSVLTELCDVCVSEGSVSWSLVLSVCAVCVLLSSLLSSICVYCLCTNTTKARVRADLAGSDKRTTLRREEVGEDEVCYASLDVQKLERKKMKRKKRIQHSDFSTYSEVRTERTERC, encoded by the exons ATGGAGACATCAAGAGTCGCTCTCATCGCTCTCGTGT GTGTTGTGTTCTCCAGTCAGAAGAGGATCTCTGGAGCAGAAGTGGAGATGAGAGTCAGAGCAGGAGACGACGTCACTCTCTACTGTGACTGTGTTAGTAAAGGTGGATTTTATCCGGTGTGGTTTAGAAACTGCTCACATGAGCATCAACCTCGTTTAATAATATCGTTTACAGATTTTATACGTTCTTCTTTTCCACGTTACTCGTTTGTGTTTAATAAATCCACCAACACACAGAATCTGCAGATTAAAAACGTCACAGAATCAGATCAGGGCCTGTACTACTGCGCTCTACATGAGATAAATATCACGGACAGTAAAGGTGGATTAATACTCCAGAGAGACGTGTATCACCATGGAAACAGATCAACTCGACTCTCTGTACTCA cAGAactctgtgatgtgtgtgtatcagagggGAGTGTAAGCTGGAgtctggtgttgagtgtgtgtgctgtgtgtgttctcctctcctcactcctctcCTCCATCTGTGTGTACTGCCTCTGCACAAACACCACTAAAG CAAGAGTCAGAGCTGATCTGGCAGGAAGTGACAAAAGGACAACTCTGAGACGTGAAGAGGTCGGAGAAGATGAGGTTTGTTACGCCTCACTGGACGTCCAGAAGCTCgagaggaagaagatgaagaggaagaagagaattCAGCACTCTGATTTCAGCACATACTCAGAGGTCAGAACTGAGAGAACTGAGAGATGCTGA
- the LOC131349438 gene encoding uncharacterized protein LOC131349438 isoform X2 → METSRVALIALVCVVFSSQKRISGAEVEMRVRAGDDVTLYCDCVSKGGFYPVWFRNCSHEHQPRLIISFTDFIRSSFPRYSFVFNKSTNTQNLQIKNVTESDQGLYYCALHEINITDSKGGLILQRDVYHHGNRSTRLSVLKLCDVCVSEGSVSWSLVLSVCAVCVLLSSLLSSICVYCLCTNTTKARVRADLAGSDKRTTLRREEVGEDEVCYASLDVQKLERKKMKRKKRIQHSDFSTYSEVRTERTERC, encoded by the exons ATGGAGACATCAAGAGTCGCTCTCATCGCTCTCGTGT GTGTTGTGTTCTCCAGTCAGAAGAGGATCTCTGGAGCAGAAGTGGAGATGAGAGTCAGAGCAGGAGACGACGTCACTCTCTACTGTGACTGTGTTAGTAAAGGTGGATTTTATCCGGTGTGGTTTAGAAACTGCTCACATGAGCATCAACCTCGTTTAATAATATCGTTTACAGATTTTATACGTTCTTCTTTTCCACGTTACTCGTTTGTGTTTAATAAATCCACCAACACACAGAATCTGCAGATTAAAAACGTCACAGAATCAGATCAGGGCCTGTACTACTGCGCTCTACATGAGATAAATATCACGGACAGTAAAGGTGGATTAATACTCCAGAGAGACGTGTATCACCATGGAAACAGATCAACTCGACTCTCTGTACTCA AactctgtgatgtgtgtgtatcagagggGAGTGTAAGCTGGAgtctggtgttgagtgtgtgtgctgtgtgtgttctcctctcctcactcctctcCTCCATCTGTGTGTACTGCCTCTGCACAAACACCACTAAAG CAAGAGTCAGAGCTGATCTGGCAGGAAGTGACAAAAGGACAACTCTGAGACGTGAAGAGGTCGGAGAAGATGAGGTTTGTTACGCCTCACTGGACGTCCAGAAGCTCgagaggaagaagatgaagaggaagaagagaattCAGCACTCTGATTTCAGCACATACTCAGAGGTCAGAACTGAGAGAACTGAGAGATGCTGA